TGATATCTTCAGCTTCGCTTTCGAATCAAtagcagatgagatgagacagaACCTGAGGTTTGAAGAAAAGAACCTGAAATGGAAAGTTCTTGAGCAGCCTCTGAGAGAACtccacaaaatattcaaagaagGAGAAGCATATATTAGACAGTGCTTGGAAACCAAGGATTGGTGGGCTAAAGCCATTACCCTCTATCAGAACACTGACTGCATTGAATTTCACATCCACAACTTGCTTTGTAGCATTCCCATTGTCATCGAAGCGATTGAGACTGCAGGAGAGTTTTCTGGGTGGGATCAGGGTGATGTTCAAAAGAAGAGATTCGTGTATCTTAGCAAGTATAGAACAGAATATAAAGATTCTAAACTTTTCCAgtggaaatttggaaaacaGTACCTCGTGACTCAGGATTTTTGTGATCGATTTGACACAGTTTGGAAGGAAGACAGATGGATACTTCTAAACAAGCTCCAGGAAAAGAAAACATCGTGTTCGAGCACGTATGATAAACAACTCAATGTTCTTCTTTCCACGAACTTAAATGGGTCAGAGCCTCTAAATGGAAGACTCTTGCCAAGTTCAATCCTTTTGAGGTCTAGGGACTACCTGGTGAGGAGACGATTAGGGGGTGGGAGTCAATACAAGGTGATCCAATGGTTGGGAGAAAGCTTTGCCATAAGGCATTTTTTCGGAGATATTGAACCTCTTGTTCCAGAGATTTCAAACCTATTATCTCTTTCCCACCCAAATATAATGCACTTTCTTTGTGGGTTCActgatgaggaaaagaaagagtgtTATCTGCTTATGGAACTCATGAACAAAGACCTCTCCAGCTACATCAAAGAGGTTTCTGGCCCAAGGAAACGGAATCCATTCTCACTTTCAGCTGCAGTCGATCTTATGCTTCAAATTGCAAGAGGAATGGAATATCTGCATTCCAAGAAAATCTACCATGGAGATTTGAATCCTTGCAAGATTCTTGTCAAAGCAAGAGGCAGCAGCTCAACAGAAGGTAACTGTCATGCAAAAGTTTCAGGGTTTGGACTATCCTCCGTTCGAAATGTCAGCCAAAAAAGCTCTTCAAATCAGAATGGAACCCTCCCATTCATTTGGTATGCCCCAGAAGTTCTGGAAGAGCAAGAACAGAATGGAAGTGCAGAGAATACCAAGTACACAGAAAAGTCTGATGTGTACAGTTTTGGAATGGTCTGCTTTGAACTTTTAACTGGGAAAGTTCCTTTCGAGGATAGCCATCTTCAAGGAGACAAAATGAGTAGGAACATTAGGGCAGGAGAGAGACCTCTTTTCCCATACTACTCACCAAAATACTTGACCAATTTGACAAAGAGATGTTGGCATTCCGATCCAAACCAACGGCTAAGTTTCTCATCCATCTGTAGGATTCTTCGTTATGTAAAACGGTTCCTTGCACTGAATCCTGATTACAGTAGCCAGCAAGATCCACCAACACCAATGGTAGATTACATTGACATCGAGTCTGGACTCTTGAGGAAGCTCTCTTCAATGGGGTGCCCTGATCCATTGCCAACATCACAAGTCCCATTTCAGATGTTTGTTTACAGAGTTGAggagaaagagaaaacaaacacaaacctAAAAGAAAATTCGGAATCAGGAAGTGATGGAGCTTCAGCTTGTGGAGATGAATATATGCTAATGATGGACGACCAAATCTTCTCACCTGCAAATGAAAGGAAGTCTTTAGCTTCACCTGAAAGGATGAACAAGAGAAACTCGTTGCCAAACAGATCTCCAGATTTTAAAGTAAATAGACAACAAGGTACGTACTTTCCagagtgaattttttttatagtattaaaTGTTCAATAAATTATGTAGGACCTATTATGtatctatttctctctcactctagcCATAAaaagatcacataaaaataaatttacaaactaatatAGTTTGATGTAGTACGTTAGATTGCAAACTTACTTTTAATGTAAAAcaaatctaacgtattatatgaaatcatataTGTTTGTAGATTTAATCTTGTATGGTCTCTTTGTAGCTATAACACTCCTCATTTTAGTATTATATGAGTCATTGATCATTTCAACTCTAGATAAGGATGATAGACCGACCTATAGCAGTTATGATGCGGCATCAGATGattgagaaattattaattatcttgTAATAATTTGATGACACATCGTGAATATCATTTTTCTGCTATggaaactatttttcaaaataaaactaggTGTGCTTCAAAGATATTCATGATTAGAATGCTGTATATTTTACATTGACACATGCAGCAATCACATACAAGCTGGAAGAACAATATGTAGTACTGTTTTAAATGCATAAGCCATTCACATGTTGATGATCATCTAGTACTgcatgaataattaatttatttgatgacAATATtatccatttctttttctgtttattGGATGCACAGGAACACCAAAAGGACGAGTAAGACCTCCACAAATAACCCCTTGTGGGCGTAGTATGAGAATGAGTTCAGAAAGCCAGCTAATATTGATGAGTCCAGTGTCGGGTAAAAGAATACCCAGATCACCTTCTGGTCATGCCTCAGATTCCGAActctcctagctagctagacttCGATGCCACCAAATCATCTATTCTCACTCGTAATTAAATCTTGGATATCTAGCTCAGAAATATAGACAAAGATATAAACGGTTGAAATGGCATGAAAAGATTCATGGAGCTGACCCAAGCAATTCAAATAATGACAAAATGCCATTGTTCTCGCAAAGGAACCATTTatcttttgacaaaaaataaaaaaggaaaaatattgaatttttgttgCAACAAATTTTTTGTGACAAAAACGACTTTTTAGgatggtttttattttctcttttggatCCATCATAGAAGATCAATATATTTAGTGATGGTGTTCACTGAACGTTCGTGGTTGTGACCCATCCGTACCATCACTTAGGGCTACTATCCATCAGGCTAAGCTTGATAAATTCAAAGTTACTATGCGGACTGCGGGTATTGAATGCAAGAAGGGGTTGTGATGGAATTCAACTTTCTTCATGAAGACGGCTCAGTAGTATAAAAGGCCTCTGACTTAATTGGGTGGCCTAGGATGATGATTGGGATATAGTTCCCTTCTTGTAGAATTTTGTAGGCTTTTCTACAAGGTCACAAACACTATTTCCAGGTCTTTGTACGTTATATCCAATGAATATTATCAACAAGTATGTCAGGTGAAAAAACAGTTGGGTGACACATATGAGAGTGAGGAACGTCGGGATATGAGAATGAACATGAAGACAAAGGGGATGCTTGGAGAATAAGATGAAGtgaaaaatctgtgaatagtagtgaaattgtttgtaaatagtagtaaaatggtttcagttataatgttttatggggttttaaaaaataagagagaaaaacttgaataaaaatattctaaagttaaaatattatttaaaaaagttgaattattttttgtattttgtttgaaagtttggaaaaattgtaatgattagtttgaaagtatttgcgtttaaatgatgtttggaaatgaaatgagatgagatgagataaaaaaaaaaattatcaaacatCTCCTAATTAGTATGAGAAGTATTTGGGAGATTTGagtaaaatcaagatttttttatatatagctatTGTTCTCTTGACCCCAATACAACATTGATGGATGGCGTATGCTTGGAAATGGTCAATAGGAAGGCATGAGCGGATCATATTGTGGCAAGAATTAAGGAAACTCTCAATAGATTATTTGATAAGTTTGTTGCATTCAGGGGTGGTAATATTTCAGGCTCCCACACCTACCACATCGCCTCCTCCTCGAATAGTGAAAAAGCATAGGTGGGCTGAGAGAACACGTTTCCAATCTTCAAAAGACTTCAAACAACCAATTGGAGTTGACTAGATACTTGGCAGTAGAGATGCACCCATTTACACAGCAATTTGATATCTTATCTTGGTAGAAGGTCAATATCGTCAATTATCTTCTCTTTGAAGACATAGCCCGCAATATTTTGGTCATCCTTATTATTACCGAAATCTCGGAGTTGGCCTTTAATATCGAGGGAGTGGAAGGGGACCCCCGTCCAGCACCCCCCCTGCATTTCTAATTTTCTCTAAAACAAGATCTATTGAATACGAAAATAGcaacaataaaaatagtaaCCACGTACCTCTTAATAAATACGCGATGACATGTTATCCATATACATTGTGGTTAGTAGAGAGCAATAAGTGATAATAATCAGAAATGagaactaataaaaataattaacaataatagaaattttttatttcctaaagcattaaatcaaaataaagaacaaaaaatagaaaacttaGATAGTATAAGAATTACTAATATTATGATAACAATATTATTAGCCAAACATGGTGGGAGGCAATTTGTGTTTTGAGTCATCTTCGTGTCATGTGAAGAATATTAAACTATGAATCAACCTGAACCTGACCCATgaccttcaaatttgaactcAATCCGTTTAATTCACGGATGATACGACACGATCCTCTTAACCCGTTTAGTAACATTAACTTTTAGTGGGTTAACCTGGACACACCCatttaacacatttttttttttttatagaagagtcggaagccacctgtccattagcgaccccgtcccaattttattaataaacctcacttatggcggaagaaAATCGTGGTAACAAAAAAGACACTCGGGAATTACAAACCATCCCTTATATCTAAACACCCATTTAACACATGTTTCATATataattccatatataataatacaatgATAAGATTTATAACTAGCTAACTCGTTTATTAATCGTGTGTTATTGGATCAATTCATTTTGACCCAAACTCAATTATATCAAAGTCACACCAACTTATTTTGTGTCGTGTTcgtataaaatttatagatcATAACATATATTGTCACCCCTACTAAGAGCTCGCCCCACCTCCCAAGTGTAGAATTGGAGGATATAGAAAGGGTTTCCATAGTGGAGCCAAACAACAATTATTCCTCCAAGACATAGTGGGAGCACCCTATTTAGAGCCCAACCCTTTCTTCTACTTTGCTCTAATGGGgatgatcataaaaaaaaaaaaaagacctatTACACATGATGCATACcctttgaaatgaaagacatgccactaatcattataatttttttaaattttcacacaaaataaaataaataattcaactttttcaaatcttaaaataaaaataatattaaaaaaatatattttaataatattttattcaacttttaactttaatctgaattcatctcatctcatttgtgaaaataaatgagacttAATATGtaagaaatttaagaaaaatatccCCCACAAGGAAGAATCAATAATGATACTAAGAAAAATTCATCAATCACTTCAACAATAAAAGTTATGATGAtggttgaagatgatgatgaaggaTGACGACGATGACGACATCGACAATGGCAATGGTGATAATCATACCTTTCTTCactttgttttgggttttatcTGTTGAGAAAGATCACGTTACTCACATATTGGTATTGAACATCCCTTCAACTAGAAATTTAACCCTTACAAACTATCTAAAGTTTATCTTTTTCACGTTTAAAAAGTCACATTAGGGAATGAGTGCGGATCCCATTTTTCCATGAAATACCATGCCGCCATCACACCATGACAGGAAGGGAAGGGGTGTGTAAGATCATTATTTTCGTACACCTCTGGGCTACACGGCTGGTGTCCAAGCTTCCCTACATAATTTTGTGTAAAGAAGGCCAAAGACCACACACACTTGGCGATATTAAAACTTTGCTAAAACATTTGGGTGTACTTAACTGTATGTTAAGGTcaatataatttgtaatatgaTAACAACAAACTTACTAAATACATTATTTAATAAGAATCACTACAAGAGATATGGttttttaagacaaaaaaaCTGTCTCAAAATAccccaatttcgtcccaaaatagttttggagacaaaattttggtctctattttctctctaaaagaccgtctcaaaaggtttttggagacaaaattcaattttcatctcaaaaaatcacttttagggacaaaactcaattttcatctcaaaaaatcacttttagggatgaaatttggTGGAACCAGTCGAAACTGTTCAAactggagttttttttttttttttacgaaccAATTTCGTCTTAAAACattgttcgaatggaatattTGTCAGTCTGAACCGACCCGTCCATTcgaacaaattaaaattttgatttgaacaAATAACCATATTTGATCTTGTTCAAATGAACGGAGTGTtcgaaccaatatattttattcgaatgacttttgtttgaatataaattatgtccGTTTGAACagacattttattttgtgaaattttgtcgttcgaacggttttttgaaaattaatgttgttcaaagaaatatattttattgttcaaacGTCCGTACGAACTGTATTTCTTGTTTTTCGTTCGAATTGGTCTATTTTTTTtcgaatggatttataaatggtAATTTATCATTCGAACTGTTTATTTaccattcgaacggtattaatcatacataacataatttaattaattaaaaatatcatactagtattacacaaattgtaattcaaacatcaacTGTTCAAATCTTTTGGAACATAATAATAGAAAagacaatgaaagaaaaaataaattttaagattgtggCAGTGgtatagagttttgggacataaTTGACTGCAATTGTTCAAGCACAGCTTTTTGTACCTCTTTCCCCAGTCTCCTATGcatgttctcttctaatcttGCCTCAAGATCCGATGCTTAATTTAATCAGGTCAATAACTTTTTTCCTTAgacctcaatcgttctatctcaagtgttgcTTCCTCCAATTTCTTAGTCTTGTTGTCATTCGATCTGACtcgagaagaggatgatgatgttgaggataCCTTCACACAACATtctaaacccctcaaatatctagAACGTGATCCAAAAACTTGAGAAGGGATCTGAGCATCGTTGACAGATGATATATTAGATGGATCCGCaacagtttccttaagagattTCATTTTGtcctatcaaaacaaaaatattaaagttagtataagtaacaaaaatattaagtgATAATGGATTAAagaaacttaaacttacataatttgacTCTGTTTCGGGACTGGCCCAAACACTAtcatgatttttatgtgttttagcatacaattgggtcagatCAAAGTCAGcaggactttcttctttctgcaaaaggaaaatctatattagaacttaaattataaaaatgtattatatgttaatatttaacagagactaaaataacttaccattttgttagacaaacgatgaaaagatcgagaacgCGCATGATGGTCTAtcgttaaatttgatctatttgctttgttcacagtactccgttgctaaaaaaaattagtttatatgtttaatacatctatcatatactattaaaaaaagatagcaaCGAAATTACTTGATAAGCagaatcttcaaacatatcacaaaccttcTCTCATTCATTTGGTGGCATTGCTTGGAATGGAATTTGGCCTGCCTatattgtagtactgaacttcttataGTGTGCATGTCATCAACCTTTGTACCTCTGAAATGCATTCGACATCAGTTCCTCAACCGTTAATCGATCATCTTATCAgccaaaattaagctcaaactcatccttttaaaaattataaacaattagtataaatacaaaataacttgaaagtaacatattatatacttagttgcttAAGATGTAGCTTATTACCGAGCAACACTTTTTGATatggtctttcacatcttgggaaACTTTAGACCAAGAGAATATAGCAATCGGTGCATATGTGTAAGTAAGTGTatcaacataagaagcaaggcATGTTGCCGAATCTCCGGAGCTACTGGTatgatcatcaggaatatcaactttaattttacccattttccttactttctctatgcaaaCACCCATCATAGTTCCACTATCTCGACGCTGGCTTacaacagctatatatacattaattaaagcatgtattttaattaaattattttattttatagacatattacttaaattgagcattaaatgtggtatttaatttgataaaatacattGTTCTTGGTCTGGTAATGTTGGCTCACTATTCGTGGCAAGTGAATCACACTGGGAGTCAGTAATAGATGGAGATGGCACACTTGTTGCTTTCTGTTTGGGAggcatatctatttgaaattgtaacaaattattattcaaacaaacattacggatatttataaaaataatactaacaAAAAGCCATGTTTGAAATTCACTCACTGTCCGTTTTGTTGGATCagtcgccctcatcctcactagacacttcaattaattcatcttcttccgatGTTTCACCATCAATTACTTCGGGTTGAACATATTCTCTACTCAATGGgaccatatcatattggcttaaatcaacaaatagattgatgcctacttcgttttcttgatatgcttcttcatttgctagactatcaacttcttcatgtggtttGTCTGACTCTAAAATGTAATCATAtcatttcttggtgcaaattTTTCCACTACCCGCCATGGGTTTCCATACTCCAAATCatctaaatgaaaattttgattcgCTTGGTAAGCGAGAACAAAGGGATCatcctcataccatgtgcgagatgtattgacactcacaaaataatcatcgttacgcactcccaacctaggatttgagacatcccaccaattacatttaaacaattAGACCATATATTCCCCCATGTACTTTAATGATATGATATCTTCCACAATTTTgtagaagtcaatgttatcatccccatggcttccttcgactacgaccccacaattttgagtttttctatatcATTCTCTGTCAGTTTTGTGAAATCTATATTCACGCACCAAACATCTTGAGTACTGGATGGCCTTCCTGGACAGACCACATGCTATAGCATACAGTTCTAGTGAGatttcttctaaattttcaccatatttcgATACAAcctacatcaataaatattattatatagaaaaaaaaaagtggagtttaGTGGCATCAAGTTCGTATTATAAAATGAGGGTTTATAGTAATACCATATGTTCAAACCACAAGGCAAATTCCTCTTCGTGGGTCTTTTCTACGTCAGTTACACCATTTGCGCgaagtagttgtatatgttcGTTGCGCATGTTCATGTGAATGGTTAATTTGTATgaagttatactatattattatacatagaCTTAAAGATAATATTGATTTAGAGGATCATCACTAATCTCAAGTAATAGTCAATCTCTGCGCAgttattcaagacataccatCGAGCTCTTTCAAAATCTCACCCACATAGGCCATAGCCCCCTTGTGCACCTATGGGACGTACGATCTGGGAAAACACGGTAAATGTCGATGAGACTCTCATTTCTCAtccaccttcataatttcaATCTGGTCTTGTAAATCTAGTATCAACCCCACGGAAATACATTAAACAAAATGTATGCCactcattatcaatatatgactcTACAATCAAACCTTCTGGACGAGTTTTATTCCCCACTGATCGCTTAAGTTTTCCCAAAAAATCGTTCAATAGGAGacatccatctatactgaaTTGAGCCAACGACTAAAGCCTCACAAGATAGGTGTATTGccaaatgaaccattacatcaaagaatgaaggcGGGTACAAACTATCCAATTTACACAATATTACTGCAATATCAACTTTCATTTTTAACAATGAATTAACTTTCAACATTTTACTAAAAATGTCTCTAAAAAATCTCCCTAATTCTATAAGAGCTATACGAACATCTCGAGTAAGCTATCCACGCACACCAACCGACAACAGACGCTGCAAAAATACATGACAGTCGTGACTTTTAATACCAATTATCTTCTAATCATGTGTTCGAACACATCTTGACATGTTTGAAACATAGCCATCGGGTAATTTGATTGTCATGAAccaattacaaaaattttttatctcatcatttgaaagtgtATACCATCCGATGGGCATATAAGCTGACTACTAAATCTAACTCCTTTGGAAAATGGTTCACCATGTAAGACCCAATATGAGTATTTAGaattaattctatttacaaataaatgatccTTCACTACCatcaaattataagaactaagaTTTTTGCACAGACATCTTATAAACCCTCAACTGTCAACACTTATGCaagcaaactctataaaaaacttCACCCTTTATGTATACTCCTTATAGTCTCACCCCCAAGTCTATCTCCCAAGAGCATCCAACTTTTACCTATTTTATTTCCGTTACTTTTTGGATgtctataaaagaaaaacactataAAGAGTATATTCATACTTGTttaccatttattttataaggtaGTTGATCCTATCTCATTCGAGAGA
This window of the Juglans regia cultivar Chandler chromosome 12, Walnut 2.0, whole genome shotgun sequence genome carries:
- the LOC108989143 gene encoding mitogen-activated protein kinase kinase kinase 12-like, translated to MEQFRHIGEVLGSMKTLMVFRDNIQINQRQCCLLLDIFSFAFESIADEMRQNLRFEEKNLKWKVLEQPLRELHKIFKEGEAYIRQCLETKDWWAKAITLYQNTDCIEFHIHNLLCSIPIVIEAIETAGEFSGWDQGDVQKKRFVYLSKYRTEYKDSKLFQWKFGKQYLVTQDFCDRFDTVWKEDRWILLNKLQEKKTSCSSTYDKQLNVLLSTNLNGSEPLNGRLLPSSILLRSRDYLVRRRLGGGSQYKVIQWLGESFAIRHFFGDIEPLVPEISNLLSLSHPNIMHFLCGFTDEEKKECYLLMELMNKDLSSYIKEVSGPRKRNPFSLSAAVDLMLQIARGMEYLHSKKIYHGDLNPCKILVKARGSSSTEGNCHAKVSGFGLSSVRNVSQKSSSNQNGTLPFIWYAPEVLEEQEQNGSAENTKYTEKSDVYSFGMVCFELLTGKVPFEDSHLQGDKMSRNIRAGERPLFPYYSPKYLTNLTKRCWHSDPNQRLSFSSICRILRYVKRFLALNPDYSSQQDPPTPMVDYIDIESGLLRKLSSMGCPDPLPTSQVPFQMFVYRVEEKEKTNTNLKENSESGSDGASACGDEYMLMMDDQIFSPANERKSLASPERMNKRNSLPNRSPDFKVNRQQGTPKGRVRPPQITPCGRSMRMSSESQLILMSPVSGKRIPRSPSGHASDSELS